A part of Candidatus Zixiibacteriota bacterium genomic DNA contains:
- a CDS encoding TonB-dependent receptor: MSQNRGLLHLTTVLIFVILLVSIDYVLGADLTGRVVDSDGRAVIAASVLVFRNNEYLTGTATDTLGYYSLHFCSDSGDSIHVTASSVGFETLSQTIEMANDPRTIIFQLTPEIQRIRSLRVKPLYDRNQASSKITHFDIERTSIHSLVPTNPVASIQHPQVTREGSSHSSKIRLHGTSPRYYINGIDIGYDPNHYGIFSIIPGVVIKKLQFYPQGTPVCFGLPSAIEFETYSRFEKHNTGEINLSSVEATGVVSFGDEDYFILASVRKSVLDKIVEGLNVKSERVTIPPTNFQDVFLSSGLKLNGNLRLILDQYYVRDFLSYTTDPGSINSSGIDTYQHTSESYAGLRLESLSQNLQYKIRGAVRTGSEIYSAHPAIDIKSGLRVDLKARQTTYLIDSEIGFLLGRTELTTGGNLKNSNPREIRLTQKNWNFLPPDAGSDNPYIYQSELNQAYDSYYSHRSDLSGAGFISVKHDFGLLEIESGLRGDYFRHLANSRYFTYRNSASVKIGTTSTLDFFHGTFADSPVNRILEPYQIIIDDNLERLKAVRTNLISVGISCGPARFNIFHKKISDLPMIDPNFSKVATDGTIEEDFFKMSSSATTEFSGGDISVDLPRFLSSRLDLYAFYGYTRAEKNLQNIAVPYELNSPHRFYLRLDYAMRRVVRLGGDMMVQSGRPYTPTAIGRNFDPDLRYTTDYYQKALTEENSDNFPTTMIFNLHADFEFGRTLLYLSISNVTNHENAIINSGDGYIYDAGILPGLGIKHSF, from the coding sequence TTGAGTCAGAATCGGGGTCTTCTGCATCTGACAACGGTTTTAATCTTCGTGATTTTACTGGTATCGATTGATTATGTTCTCGGCGCAGACCTGACCGGCCGGGTTGTCGATTCCGATGGCCGCGCAGTCATTGCTGCTTCGGTATTGGTTTTCCGGAATAATGAATACCTGACCGGCACAGCCACCGATACACTGGGATATTATTCTCTGCATTTTTGTAGCGATAGCGGCGATTCGATCCATGTTACTGCTTCCTCGGTGGGATTCGAGACATTATCGCAAACAATTGAAATGGCCAATGATCCCCGAACGATAATCTTTCAATTGACACCGGAAATCCAGAGAATCCGGAGTCTCAGGGTCAAGCCATTGTATGACAGGAATCAGGCATCATCGAAAATAACTCATTTCGATATAGAGAGGACTTCAATCCATTCTCTCGTCCCGACAAATCCGGTCGCCTCTATTCAACATCCCCAGGTCACCCGCGAGGGTTCCAGTCATTCGTCGAAAATAAGACTACACGGTACCAGCCCGCGATACTATATCAACGGTATCGACATCGGTTATGACCCCAATCACTACGGCATATTTTCGATTATTCCCGGGGTTGTGATTAAAAAACTTCAATTTTATCCGCAGGGGACTCCGGTGTGTTTCGGTCTGCCATCGGCCATTGAATTCGAGACTTATTCGCGTTTTGAAAAACACAATACCGGCGAAATCAACCTGTCATCGGTCGAGGCTACCGGGGTAGTATCTTTCGGCGATGAGGATTATTTTATACTGGCCTCGGTAAGAAAATCAGTTTTGGATAAAATAGTCGAGGGACTGAATGTCAAATCGGAGCGGGTAACTATACCCCCGACCAATTTTCAGGATGTTTTTTTGTCTTCGGGGTTAAAGCTGAATGGTAATCTGCGGTTGATTCTTGACCAGTACTATGTCCGCGATTTCCTGAGTTATACGACTGATCCCGGTTCCATTAACAGCTCCGGGATTGATACCTATCAACACACCAGCGAAAGCTACGCCGGTTTACGACTCGAAAGTCTCAGCCAGAATCTGCAGTATAAAATCCGGGGGGCGGTCAGAACCGGATCCGAGATCTATTCCGCCCATCCGGCAATAGATATCAAATCCGGGCTCCGGGTTGATCTTAAAGCGCGGCAGACAACCTACCTGATCGATTCGGAAATTGGTTTTCTTCTTGGCCGGACAGAACTCACCACGGGAGGGAATTTAAAAAACAGCAATCCCCGGGAAATCCGACTGACCCAGAAAAACTGGAATTTCCTTCCTCCCGATGCCGGGAGTGATAATCCATACATATACCAGTCCGAGTTGAATCAGGCGTACGATTCTTACTATTCCCATCGCTCCGATCTCAGCGGGGCAGGTTTCATTTCTGTCAAGCATGATTTCGGCTTGCTGGAAATCGAAAGCGGTCTTCGCGGCGATTATTTTCGACATCTGGCTAATAGCAGGTATTTCACATACAGGAATTCCGCAAGTGTCAAAATCGGGACAACTTCAACCCTGGATTTCTTCCATGGAACATTTGCCGACAGCCCGGTCAACCGTATCCTGGAACCATATCAAATCATAATAGATGATAATCTGGAACGGCTGAAAGCGGTCAGAACCAACTTGATATCGGTTGGTATAAGCTGTGGTCCGGCGAGATTCAATATCTTTCATAAAAAAATAAGCGATCTTCCAATGATTGACCCGAATTTTTCAAAAGTGGCAACTGATGGAACCATTGAAGAAGATTTTTTCAAAATGTCTTCATCGGCGACAACGGAATTCAGCGGCGGTGATATTTCTGTTGATCTGCCTCGTTTTTTATCCTCACGCCTTGATCTATATGCCTTTTATGGATACACCCGGGCCGAAAAGAATCTGCAAAATATCGCTGTCCCCTACGAACTTAATTCGCCGCATCGATTTTATCTCAGGCTCGATTATGCCATGAGGCGGGTGGTCAGGCTTGGCGGAGACATGATGGTGCAATCAGGCCGGCCCTATACTCCGACCGCAATCGGTAGAAATTTCGATCCTGATTTAAGATATACTACGGATTATTATCAAAAGGCATTGACGGAAGAAAATTCCGATAATTTCCCGACCACCATGATCTTTAATCTTCATGCGGATTTTGAGTTCGGCCGGACTCTTCTTTACCTGTCGATATCAAACGTCACCAACCATGAAAACGCCATTATCAATTCCGGTGACGGTTATATCTATGATGCCGGCATACTGCCGGGATTAGGAATCAAACACAGTTTCTGA
- a CDS encoding inositol monophosphatase — protein sequence MLTSAVLKRYSNFANKIAIEAGRILIEKSRKRHRVIFKGQIDLVTDADLASEKYIIEAITAKYPDHSLLTEEASARENNSDFRWVIDPLDGTTNFAHDFPFYCVSIGLEYRGKIVIGAIYDPVRTELFHARHGAGAFLNDARIIVSEQKKLGQALLATGFPYDIHQSNEDNLKYFRRFIKQAQAVRRAGSAALDLCYLACGRFDGFWELKLHPWDTAAAVVIVTEAGGKMTDFQGREYSIYGKYLLASNGCLHAQMKKVLNV from the coding sequence ATGCTGACTTCAGCAGTGTTGAAAAGGTACTCGAATTTCGCCAATAAGATTGCCATCGAGGCCGGGCGGATTCTTATCGAAAAAAGCCGGAAACGACATCGAGTCATATTTAAAGGACAAATTGATCTGGTTACCGATGCCGATCTGGCCTCGGAAAAATATATCATCGAAGCCATTACCGCCAAATATCCCGATCATTCTCTTTTAACCGAAGAAGCTTCTGCCCGGGAGAATAATTCCGATTTCCGATGGGTGATCGATCCGCTTGACGGAACCACTAATTTTGCCCATGATTTTCCGTTTTACTGCGTTTCAATCGGTCTGGAGTACCGGGGGAAAATAGTAATCGGGGCAATTTATGATCCGGTACGAACAGAGCTGTTTCACGCCCGCCATGGTGCCGGAGCTTTTTTAAACGACGCCCGGATTATTGTCTCAGAACAGAAAAAACTCGGCCAGGCTTTGCTGGCTACCGGATTTCCCTATGATATACATCAATCCAATGAAGATAATCTCAAATATTTCCGCCGGTTTATCAAACAGGCTCAAGCCGTTCGGCGGGCTGGTTCAGCCGCTCTTGATTTATGTTATCTCGCCTGCGGCAGATTCGATGGTTTCTGGGAATTGAAATTGCACCCCTGGGACACCGCCGCCGCAGTGGTGATTGTGACTGAAGCCGGCGGGAAAATGACCGATTTCCAGGGCCGCGAATATTCGATTTATGGCAAATATCTACTGGCCAGTAATGGCTGTCTTCATGCCCAGATGAAGAAAGTCCTGAATGTTTGA
- a CDS encoding ABC transporter ATP-binding protein, protein MAANNYHEEEILGKAYDARLMRRLLTYVRPYKWTLTVAIILLVGGSLLQLTLPIIVQIGIDRYIAARDVGGLKHIALIYAGILLAVFILQYIQMYITMYIGQKVQYDIRMQIFSHLQKLHLGFFDKNPVGRLVTRTTNDVNVLDEMFSSGLVSVFGDIITLVGIVVALLYYNWQLALWTFVVLPLLVLATSIFRKKVRQTYRDVRIRLARLNAFVQEHITGMSIIQLFTRENKIFKDFLGINGDLRDAHLKGIYYYAVFFPTVEIISAVSLAILIYKGGLEISADVLTFGELVAFIQLVQRFYNPIRDLSEKYNILQSSMASSERIFKLLDTPPEVTADNDRTRPSEFRGRIEFDKVWFGYKENEDVLKDISFTVEPGEKVAIVGATGAGKTSLISLLFRFYEYRAGSIRLDGIELKDLSFKTLRNQLGLVLQDVFIFSGDFAGNVRLGSREITDERLIEALKKVNLYRHITRQEGGLQAEVKERGATLSTGQKQLLSFARALAFNPNILILDEATSSVDTATERMIQKALDKLLENRTAIIIAHRLSTIEKADKIVVLHHGRLREIGKHHELLDQKGIYYRLYQMQFKRDQVKATG, encoded by the coding sequence ATGGCCGCCAATAATTACCATGAAGAAGAAATTCTCGGTAAGGCGTACGATGCCCGGTTGATGAGGCGGTTATTAACCTATGTTCGGCCGTACAAGTGGACCTTGACAGTAGCCATTATTCTCCTGGTTGGTGGTTCTCTGTTACAGCTGACTTTGCCGATAATAGTCCAGATCGGTATCGATCGCTATATTGCCGCCCGGGATGTCGGCGGTCTGAAACATATTGCCCTGATCTATGCCGGTATTCTCCTGGCCGTATTTATCCTGCAGTATATTCAGATGTATATTACCATGTATATCGGCCAGAAGGTGCAGTATGATATCAGAATGCAGATTTTCTCGCATCTTCAAAAACTGCACCTCGGCTTTTTCGACAAAAATCCGGTCGGTCGGCTGGTCACCCGAACCACCAATGATGTCAATGTGCTTGACGAAATGTTTTCCTCGGGACTGGTATCGGTTTTCGGTGATATTATCACTCTGGTGGGCATTGTTGTGGCCCTGCTTTATTATAACTGGCAACTGGCCCTGTGGACATTTGTAGTCCTTCCACTCCTGGTTCTGGCCACTTCGATTTTCCGGAAAAAAGTCCGCCAGACTTACCGGGATGTCCGCATCCGCCTGGCTCGGTTGAATGCTTTTGTCCAGGAACATATAACCGGGATGTCGATAATTCAGTTGTTCACCCGTGAGAATAAAATATTTAAAGATTTTCTTGGAATTAACGGCGATCTCCGCGATGCCCATTTGAAAGGAATTTACTACTATGCCGTCTTCTTCCCGACGGTAGAAATAATCAGTGCTGTGTCGCTGGCCATTCTGATATACAAGGGGGGACTGGAGATCAGCGCCGATGTATTGACCTTCGGTGAACTGGTTGCCTTTATCCAGCTGGTGCAGCGGTTTTATAATCCTATCAGGGACTTATCGGAAAAGTACAACATTCTTCAATCATCCATGGCCTCATCGGAGCGCATCTTCAAACTACTCGATACCCCGCCGGAAGTGACGGCTGACAATGATCGGACCCGGCCGTCTGAATTCCGAGGCCGGATTGAGTTCGACAAAGTCTGGTTTGGCTATAAAGAGAATGAAGATGTTTTAAAAGACATAAGTTTCACGGTCGAACCGGGAGAAAAGGTGGCCATTGTCGGTGCTACCGGAGCCGGTAAGACCTCGCTTATATCATTGCTATTTCGATTTTATGAGTACCGGGCGGGATCCATTCGGCTTGACGGCATCGAATTGAAAGATTTATCTTTTAAAACTCTTCGGAATCAACTCGGATTGGTACTCCAGGATGTTTTCATTTTCTCGGGCGATTTCGCCGGTAATGTTCGGTTGGGCAGTCGTGAAATAACCGATGAACGCCTGATCGAAGCCCTGAAGAAGGTCAATCTTTATCGCCATATCACCCGTCAGGAGGGAGGTCTGCAGGCCGAGGTCAAGGAACGCGGGGCAACTCTTTCCACAGGGCAGAAACAATTATTATCGTTTGCAAGAGCGCTGGCATTTAATCCCAATATCCTGATTCTGGATGAGGCCACCAGTTCGGTTGATACCGCCACCGAGCGTATGATACAGAAGGCTCTGGATAAATTACTGGAGAACCGGACCGCCATTATTATCGCTCATCGTCTTTCCACCATCGAGAAAGCGGATAAAATAGTGGTCCTTCACCACGGGCGTCTCCGCGAAATAGGGAAGCATCATGAATTGCTGGATCAAAAGGGAATTTATTATCGTCTATATCAGATGCAGTTCAAACGGGATCAGGTAAAAGCGACGGGGTGA